One genomic segment of Carassius carassius chromosome 21, fCarCar2.1, whole genome shotgun sequence includes these proteins:
- the guk1b gene encoding guanylate kinase 1b isoform X2 — protein sequence MSGPRPVVLSGPSGAGKSTLLKRLMKEYEGVFGFSVSHTTRNPRPGEEDGKEPLAPALDPLLCSDVELNQQNDYHFVTREKMQDGIDNDEFIENAEFSGNMYGTSKTSIEDVQAQNLICILDVDIQGVKNIKKTDLNPIYISIQPPSIEILEKRLRDRQTETEDSLQKRLEAARIDMELSKEPGVFDLVIINDDLEEAYEKLKSVLIEEIEKVQDAKK from the exons ATGTCAGGACCCAGGCCTGTAGTTCTGAGTGGCCCATCAGGAGCCGGAAAAAGCACCCTGTTGAAGAGACTCATGAAAGAATATGAAGGGGTTTTTGGATTCAGTGTCTCGC ACACCACCAGAAATCCTCGTCCAGGAGAGGAAGATGGGAAAG AACCATTAGCTCCCGCTTTAGATCCCCTCTTGTGTTCTGATGTGGAGTTAAACCAGCAGAACG ATTACCACTTTGTCACCAGAGAGAAGATGCAAGATGGAATTGACAATGATGAATTCATTGAGAATGCTGAGTTTTCTGGGAACATGTATGGAACCag CAAAACATCCATAGAAGATGTTCAGGCACAAAACCTCATCTGTATCTTGGATGTTGACATACAAGGagtgaaaaacattaaaaagactgATTTGAATCCCATTTATATCTCCATCCAGCCACCTTCAATAGAGATCCTG GAAAAGCGTCTGAGAGACAGACAAACTGAGACGGAGGACAGTCTACAGAAGCGTCTGGAAGCAGCGAGGATTGACATGGAGCTCA GTAAGGAACCGGGAGTTTTTGATTTGGTGATAATTAATGATGACCTGGAAGAAGCCTATGAGAAACTCAAAAGTGTTCTTATTGAG GAAATTGAGAAGGTGCAAGATGCCAAGAAATAG
- the guk1b gene encoding guanylate kinase 1b isoform X1 — MSGPRPVVLSGPSGAGKSTLLKRLMKEYEGVFGFSVSHTTRNPRPGEEDGKVPLSFSLGLNCLPLLLGATLLPVADILSSETSEDYHFVTREKMQDGIDNDEFIENAEFSGNMYGTSKTSIEDVQAQNLICILDVDIQGVKNIKKTDLNPIYISIQPPSIEILEKRLRDRQTETEDSLQKRLEAARIDMELSKEPGVFDLVIINDDLEEAYEKLKSVLIEEIEKVQDAKK, encoded by the exons ATGTCAGGACCCAGGCCTGTAGTTCTGAGTGGCCCATCAGGAGCCGGAAAAAGCACCCTGTTGAAGAGACTCATGAAAGAATATGAAGGGGTTTTTGGATTCAGTGTCTCGC ACACCACCAGAAATCCTCGTCCAGGAGAGGAAGATGGGAAAG TGCCTTTGTCGTTTTCTCTAGGGCTGAATTGTCTCCCACTGCTTCTGGGGGCTACCTTACTTCCTGTAGCAGACATCCTCTCCTCTGAGACATCTGAAG ATTACCACTTTGTCACCAGAGAGAAGATGCAAGATGGAATTGACAATGATGAATTCATTGAGAATGCTGAGTTTTCTGGGAACATGTATGGAACCag CAAAACATCCATAGAAGATGTTCAGGCACAAAACCTCATCTGTATCTTGGATGTTGACATACAAGGagtgaaaaacattaaaaagactgATTTGAATCCCATTTATATCTCCATCCAGCCACCTTCAATAGAGATCCTG GAAAAGCGTCTGAGAGACAGACAAACTGAGACGGAGGACAGTCTACAGAAGCGTCTGGAAGCAGCGAGGATTGACATGGAGCTCA GTAAGGAACCGGGAGTTTTTGATTTGGTGATAATTAATGATGACCTGGAAGAAGCCTATGAGAAACTCAAAAGTGTTCTTATTGAG GAAATTGAGAAGGTGCAAGATGCCAAGAAATAG
- the guk1b gene encoding guanylate kinase 1b isoform X3 codes for MSGPRPVVLSGPSGAGKSTLLKRLMKEYEGVFGFSVSHTTRNPRPGEEDGKDYHFVTREKMQDGIDNDEFIENAEFSGNMYGTSKTSIEDVQAQNLICILDVDIQGVKNIKKTDLNPIYISIQPPSIEILEKRLRDRQTETEDSLQKRLEAARIDMELSKEPGVFDLVIINDDLEEAYEKLKSVLIEEIEKVQDAKK; via the exons ATGTCAGGACCCAGGCCTGTAGTTCTGAGTGGCCCATCAGGAGCCGGAAAAAGCACCCTGTTGAAGAGACTCATGAAAGAATATGAAGGGGTTTTTGGATTCAGTGTCTCGC ACACCACCAGAAATCCTCGTCCAGGAGAGGAAGATGGGAAAG ATTACCACTTTGTCACCAGAGAGAAGATGCAAGATGGAATTGACAATGATGAATTCATTGAGAATGCTGAGTTTTCTGGGAACATGTATGGAACCag CAAAACATCCATAGAAGATGTTCAGGCACAAAACCTCATCTGTATCTTGGATGTTGACATACAAGGagtgaaaaacattaaaaagactgATTTGAATCCCATTTATATCTCCATCCAGCCACCTTCAATAGAGATCCTG GAAAAGCGTCTGAGAGACAGACAAACTGAGACGGAGGACAGTCTACAGAAGCGTCTGGAAGCAGCGAGGATTGACATGGAGCTCA GTAAGGAACCGGGAGTTTTTGATTTGGTGATAATTAATGATGACCTGGAAGAAGCCTATGAGAAACTCAAAAGTGTTCTTATTGAG GAAATTGAGAAGGTGCAAGATGCCAAGAAATAG
- the armh1 gene encoding armadillo-like helical domain containing protein 1 — protein MSSSKEQASISQVMCFLHEWDQGSKTVRSRMLSDFLAKNTGKTCPELELEFAQVASLFLARLTAWIRLTYMFGTCLDLQLRAVGVFLSANSSHQYMIEFLEVGGVLTLLEILGQDKLKEEDKTEALHLLQIIANASQKYKELICESYGVKAVAECLAKSETEETQENAAALLESLAHGNPKYQNQVYKGLIALLTCTSPRAQQLVLQILRIVQPIVKTAHHSIVEPLLNLLRSLHLEVQYEAIELITELMQSEVRLALLRGLVAFLKPTKERNPKHKILEDPEVAKMTDSLPVLLQQAATAKTIRILAQKSEKISKELLSLRVIHHLLFAMGNQEHADSQRQASLALEHFVRMYPVVEEHVRRAMGTRLFESFMHNADVLHLNMDDIQADILCSNKVNISCVLEDQNSDS, from the exons ATGTCTAGCAGTAAGGAGCAGGCCTCCATCAGTCAGGTGATGTGTTTCCTCCACGAGTGGGATCAGGGCAGTAAGACGGTGCGCAGTCGAATGCTAAGTGACTTTCTGGCTAAGAACACTGGAAAGACGTGTCCTGAACTGGAGCTGGAGTTCGCACAAGTTGCCAGCCTGTTCCTTGCTCGGCTCACTGCCTGGATAAGACTAAC CTATATGTTTGGTACATGTCTAGACCTTCAGCTGAGAGCAGTGGGGGTTTTCCTGTCTGCTAACAGCAG TCATCAGTACATGATTGAGTTTCTGGAAGTGGGTGGAGTGCTTACCCTGCTTGAGATTCTAGGACAAGACAAACTCAAGGAAGAGGATAAAACAGAGGCTCTTCACCTGCTCCAGATCATCGCCAACGCAAGCCAAAAATATAAAGAGCTAATCTGTGAAAGCTATG GTGTGAAGGCCGTAGCTGAATGTTTGGCCAAATCTGAGACAGAAGAGACTCAGGAGAACGCAGCCGCCCTGCTAGAATCTTTGGCCCATGGAAACCCCAAATACCAGAATCAGGTGTACAAGGGCCTGATCGCCCTACTGACCTGCACCTCACCAAGAGCACAGCAGCTTGTTTTACAGATCCTACGTATAGTTCAG CCCATTGTAAAAACAGCCCATCACAGCATAGTGGAACCCTTATTAAATCTGCTGAGGTCCCTACATTTAGAAGTGCAATATGAAG CAATAGAACTGATAACAGAGCTTATGCAATCAGAGGTTAGACTGGCTCTGCTCAGGGGTCTGGTGGCTTTTCTCAAACCAACTAAAGAGAGAAATCCCAAACACAAGATCCTGGAGG ATCCAGAGGTGGCCAAAATGACTGATTCACTCCCTGTGCTTCTCCAGCAAGCAGCTACTGCAAAAACCATCAG GATTCTGGCACAGAAAAGTGAAAAGATATCCAAAGAGCTGCTCTCTCTCAGAGTGATCCATCACTTACTGTTTGCAATGGGGAACCAGGAACATGCAGATTCCCAGAGACAAGCCAGCCTGGCTTTGGAG CATTTTGTGCGCATGTATCCAGTGGTGGAAGAGCATGTACGCAGAGCAATGGGCACCAGACTCTTTGAGTCTTTTATG CACAATGCTGATGTCCTACATTTGAACATGGATGACATTCAAGCTGACATTTTATGCTCAAATAAAGTGAACATTTCATGTG tgcTTGAGGATCAGAATTCAGATTCTTGA